In one Lachnospiraceae bacterium GAM79 genomic region, the following are encoded:
- a CDS encoding response regulator, producing the protein MEKRSFQKLIMYISIVLIFIAAVVLVFCAREVKNTTEQVNDTIKSNLDYASVSCENILTDAVNVLNVNYFTAQYIHEKNEDNAMLKEYFVEQTEYLKDRLGLSYLGIYGYIDGELMLSGQWMPPADYHVEDRLWYREIVANGTDLTFVTPYIDMKTGKQVLTIGRTMENGTDMVGVDLDIKNLSEMLQMLQNDIGDLYIVNSSGIIEAGTDFDMVGSSLTDYYGKNEKTQSYEDKINEELEQNSDIVSYKTASSWISVKPIMNDWYVVSIINKDSINWLIARNAIPSAVNLITVLVVFFMLYLNLFVRLHRTKDQTGTEKLEVYRYSSGAVLEDDKRLKYMVFYTYLLLICFFVTAFLRYESGAGFVIITFCTVPVCIYVTCSKKTPVKAHGFCMTGCLFMIIAMYGLLPDGHNRLTDMFLTAMVIISLYQMVELNIFMLVSTEIYYLYALLSDHMQDASGGRDIDDCITDMIIILLGSLMLLVVIAWNKRLQIRLKQNAQEAEEAANSESAFLANISHEIRTPLNAILGMNELVLRESRQPHIKEYAMYIKNSGKTLLTIISDILDLSKIESGKVDIIIERYSLSSLIEDVERSIQKRVMEKNLQFNISVSPYMHEYLQGDEVRIKQIIMNLLTNAVKYTEKGCISLRITGESQDTIQKLFIEVADTGIGMRDEDLGKLFTKFERFDLKRNRSVEGTGLGLPIVKSLLDAMGGTIQVQSVYGKGSTFTVALTQKIADEEPVGDYRERYKKQIQTEIAYHEMFHAERAHVLVVDDNEVNLKIIEGLAKRTGIQMDMTTSAKQGLAMIRKQEYQLFLIDHMMPEMDGLIMLQKIKGMDGGKYKHIPAIAITANALSDAKQMYLDAGFNGYLSKPIDPERFERILMENLPDEYITVCDKMDAEAHKSDVPATQINIPGIDAEKGLSYIGNSEELYIDLLQTYLTGSEERIQKLDAGRKNRDLQAYEIAIHGLKGISASIGADDMAQAAARLEVACRHEETAWTEIDREHADTMRRYRDLLRQIKKWLANIESDGTIETTGVTDITEVLIILDRMKQEVYDYREQAACEDLKKLYHIKVPAIQKELGTGYFGILDRLHTYISDYDMDKAYDVIEKLETDIRRML; encoded by the coding sequence ATGGAAAAACGATCATTTCAGAAATTAATTATGTATATTAGTATTGTTCTGATATTTATAGCGGCTGTGGTTCTTGTGTTTTGTGCAAGAGAGGTAAAAAACACGACAGAACAGGTGAATGATACTATAAAGAGTAATCTGGATTATGCTTCTGTTTCCTGTGAAAATATCTTAACGGATGCGGTTAATGTACTGAATGTAAATTATTTTACCGCTCAATATATTCATGAGAAAAATGAGGATAATGCTATGTTGAAGGAATATTTTGTTGAGCAGACAGAATATCTGAAGGACAGACTTGGATTATCTTATCTCGGCATATATGGATATATTGATGGAGAATTGATGCTGAGTGGGCAGTGGATGCCGCCGGCCGATTATCATGTAGAGGATCGGCTCTGGTATCGGGAGATCGTAGCAAATGGAACAGATCTGACATTTGTAACGCCATATATCGATATGAAGACGGGAAAACAGGTATTGACCATTGGAAGAACAATGGAAAACGGAACAGACATGGTCGGGGTAGATCTGGACATAAAAAATCTGTCAGAAATGCTGCAGATGCTGCAAAATGATATTGGCGATTTATATATTGTCAATTCATCCGGAATTATTGAGGCCGGCACTGATTTTGATATGGTTGGAAGCAGCCTGACGGATTATTACGGAAAAAATGAAAAGACGCAGTCCTATGAAGATAAGATAAATGAAGAATTGGAACAGAATAGCGACATTGTATCCTATAAGACGGCTTCATCATGGATATCGGTCAAGCCTATCATGAATGATTGGTATGTAGTATCAATTATCAATAAAGATAGTATTAATTGGCTTATAGCAAGAAATGCGATACCATCTGCGGTTAATCTTATAACTGTTTTGGTCGTATTTTTCATGCTCTATCTGAATTTATTTGTTCGGTTGCACAGAACTAAAGATCAGACAGGAACAGAGAAGCTTGAAGTATATCGATATTCCTCCGGAGCGGTACTGGAAGATGATAAACGCTTAAAATATATGGTATTTTACACATATTTGTTACTGATCTGTTTTTTTGTTACGGCATTTCTTCGTTATGAAAGCGGAGCGGGTTTTGTCATTATAACATTTTGTACGGTCCCCGTCTGTATATATGTGACTTGTTCCAAAAAAACACCCGTTAAGGCGCATGGCTTCTGTATGACGGGCTGCCTGTTTATGATAATTGCCATGTATGGACTTCTGCCGGATGGACACAATCGTTTGACGGATATGTTCCTGACAGCCATGGTTATTATTTCGTTATACCAGATGGTTGAATTGAATATATTTATGCTGGTCAGTACAGAGATTTATTATCTGTATGCTCTGTTGTCAGATCATATGCAGGATGCATCAGGTGGAAGAGATATTGATGACTGTATAACGGATATGATAATTATTTTGCTTGGAAGCTTAATGCTGTTAGTGGTAATTGCCTGGAATAAGAGGCTTCAGATCCGGTTGAAACAAAATGCACAGGAAGCAGAGGAAGCGGCAAACAGTGAGTCGGCGTTTCTGGCAAATATATCTCATGAGATACGGACTCCTTTAAATGCGATACTTGGTATGAATGAACTGGTTTTGCGTGAGAGCAGACAGCCTCATATCAAAGAGTATGCAATGTATATAAAGAATTCAGGCAAAACATTACTTACGATCATCAGTGATATTCTGGATCTGTCGAAGATTGAATCCGGAAAGGTTGATATCATAATAGAGAGATACAGCCTGAGCAGTCTGATAGAAGATGTTGAACGATCGATCCAGAAACGGGTAATGGAAAAAAACCTTCAGTTTAACATATCGGTTTCGCCATATATGCATGAGTATCTGCAAGGCGATGAAGTCCGAATTAAACAGATCATTATGAATCTTCTGACAAATGCAGTGAAATATACAGAAAAGGGATGTATCAGTCTTCGGATCACGGGTGAAAGTCAGGATACTATCCAGAAACTGTTCATAGAGGTGGCGGATACCGGCATCGGAATGCGGGATGAGGATCTCGGAAAATTATTTACGAAATTTGAACGGTTTGATCTGAAACGGAATCGTTCGGTAGAAGGAACCGGTCTGGGACTTCCGATTGTAAAAAGCCTTCTTGATGCCATGGGAGGAACTATACAAGTACAAAGTGTATATGGAAAGGGATCAACATTTACCGTAGCTCTGACACAGAAGATTGCAGATGAAGAACCGGTTGGTGACTACAGGGAAAGATACAAAAAACAGATTCAGACGGAAATAGCTTATCACGAAATGTTTCATGCAGAGCGAGCACATGTTCTTGTTGTGGATGATAATGAGGTAAATCTGAAGATCATAGAAGGGCTTGCTAAAAGAACCGGAATACAGATGGATATGACTACCAGTGCAAAGCAGGGACTTGCCATGATCAGAAAGCAGGAATATCAGTTATTTTTAATTGACCATATGATGCCTGAGATGGACGGACTGATCATGCTCCAGAAGATAAAAGGTATGGATGGTGGAAAATACAAGCATATCCCGGCAATCGCCATTACGGCGAATGCACTCTCTGATGCGAAACAGATGTATCTGGATGCAGGTTTCAATGGATATCTTTCGAAACCGATCGATCCGGAACGATTTGAACGTATTCTGATGGAGAATCTTCCGGATGAGTATATTACAGTATGTGATAAAATGGATGCAGAAGCTCATAAATCTGATGTTCCGGCAACACAGATCAACATTCCCGGAATTGATGCAGAGAAAGGTCTGTCTTATATAGGCAATAGCGAGGAACTCTATATCGATCTTTTACAGACTTATTTGACCGGAAGCGAAGAACGTATACAAAAGCTGGACGCCGGCAGAAAAAACAGAGATCTGCAGGCATACGAGATTGCGATCCATGGCCTGAAAGGAATCTCGGCCAGTATAGGAGCGGATGATATGGCTCAAGCGGCTGCGAGACTGGAGGTTGCATGCCGGCATGAAGAAACGGCATGGACGGAGATAGACCGGGAACATGCGGATACAATGCGTCGATACAGAGACCTTTTGAGACAGATAAAAAAATGGCTTGCGAATATAGAATCAGATGGTACAATAGAAACTACAGGAGTCACAGATATAACAGAAGTGCTTATAATACTCGACAGAATGAAACAGGAAGTCTATGATTACCGGGAACAGGCGGCATGTGAGGATTTGAAAAAGCTATATCACATTAAAGTGCCGGCGATCCAAAAAGAATTGGGAACCGGATATTTTGGCATTCTGGACAGACTGCATACATATATATCAGATTATGATATGGATAAGGCATATGATGTGATTGAAAAACTCGAGACGGATATTAGGAGGATGCTTTAG
- a CDS encoding serine O-acetyltransferase — translation MEFENDVKTVIAEMAEELNKNYSDQKLFDLSLGERLPQKDEIIDFVDELRKVTFPGFFGRENMAYANKKYFAGHKLSLLYDKLFRQIKVALSYKNDAKSYQEITEDAQEKALGFIRRIPEVQALLCKDVEAEYNGDPAANSREEIIFSYPGLFAIFVYRYAHVLYQMKVPFIPRIMTEYAHGETGIDINPGANIGEYFFIDHGTGIVIGETTDIGNNVKIYQGVTLGALSTRKGQQLSGIKRHPTIEDNVVIYANTTILGGETIIGANSVVAGNTFVTKSIPANTKVASTMPELEIKTSN, via the coding sequence ATGGAATTTGAAAATGATGTTAAAACAGTCATTGCAGAAATGGCTGAGGAATTAAATAAGAATTATTCAGATCAAAAATTATTTGATCTTTCACTGGGTGAACGCCTTCCGCAGAAAGATGAGATCATTGATTTTGTAGATGAACTTCGGAAAGTAACATTTCCGGGCTTCTTTGGTAGAGAGAATATGGCATATGCTAATAAGAAATATTTTGCAGGACATAAGTTATCGTTGTTATATGATAAGTTGTTCCGTCAGATCAAGGTAGCATTGAGTTATAAAAACGATGCCAAATCCTATCAGGAGATCACAGAAGACGCACAGGAGAAGGCACTGGGCTTTATCCGAAGGATACCGGAGGTGCAGGCGTTGCTTTGCAAAGATGTAGAAGCAGAATATAATGGAGATCCTGCAGCGAACAGCAGGGAAGAGATCATCTTCTCTTATCCGGGTTTATTTGCGATATTTGTATATCGATATGCACATGTGCTCTATCAGATGAAGGTACCATTTATTCCAAGAATCATGACAGAATATGCGCATGGCGAGACAGGAATTGATATTAATCCGGGTGCAAATATCGGCGAATATTTCTTTATTGATCATGGAACGGGAATAGTTATCGGTGAGACCACCGATATCGGAAATAATGTAAAGATCTATCAGGGAGTTACTCTTGGTGCACTGTCGACCAGAAAAGGTCAGCAGCTATCCGGCATAAAACGTCACCCGACCATAGAAGACAACGTAGTCATCTATGCAAATACAACCATTCTAGGTGGTGAGACCATTATTGGTGCAAATTCCGTAGTGGCGGGAAATACCTTCGTAACGAAGTCCATCCCTGCAAACACCAAAGTTGCCTCCACTATGCCGGAACTCGAAATTAAAACCTCGAACTAA
- a CDS encoding HU family DNA-binding protein, giving the protein MNKTELVAAMAEKTELSKKDAEKALKAFTDVVAEELKKGEKVQLVGFGTFEVAEREAREGRNPRTGETMTIAASKSPKFKAGKALKDSLN; this is encoded by the coding sequence ATGAACAAGACTGAATTAGTTGCTGCTATGGCAGAAAAGACAGAATTATCAAAGAAAGATGCTGAGAAGGCTTTAAAGGCTTTTACAGACGTTGTAGCTGAAGAATTAAAGAAGGGTGAGAAGGTTCAGTTAGTTGGTTTCGGTACATTCGAAGTTGCTGAAAGAGAAGCAAGAGAAGGTAGAAACCCAAGAACAGGCGAAACAATGACAATCGCTGCTTCTAAGTCTCCAAAATTCAAAGCTGGTAAGGCTTTAAAGGATTCACTTAACTAG
- the ybaK gene encoding Cys-tRNA(Pro) deacylase, which yields MGKETKTNAMRILDRMKIPYTLNQYQCDEFIDGVHVADLLGQSYDESFKTIVTIGKSRSYYVFALPIDKEIDLKKAAKVVGEKNLELLPVKDINKVTGYIRGGCTPIGMKKQYKTVIHESAKLLPQMIVSGGKLGEQILLKPDDLLRAVNGVYADIIKE from the coding sequence ATGGGAAAAGAAACTAAGACAAATGCTATGCGTATTCTGGATCGTATGAAGATTCCATATACGCTGAATCAATATCAGTGTGATGAATTTATAGATGGTGTTCATGTAGCAGATCTGCTTGGACAGAGTTATGACGAAAGCTTTAAGACGATTGTAACGATTGGGAAAAGCCGGTCATATTATGTATTTGCACTTCCAATCGATAAGGAGATTGACCTGAAAAAGGCAGCTAAAGTAGTAGGAGAAAAGAATCTGGAACTGCTTCCGGTCAAGGATATCAATAAAGTGACCGGTTATATCAGAGGCGGTTGTACACCGATCGGAATGAAAAAGCAGTACAAAACAGTTATACACGAAAGCGCAAAACTGCTTCCGCAGATGATCGTATCAGGTGGAAAACTGGGAGAACAGATTTTGTTGAAACCGGATGACCTGCTTCGTGCGGTGAACGGAGTGTATGCGGATATTATAAAGGAGTAA
- a CDS encoding septum formation initiator family protein, with the protein MGRTNTRRKQSKICTAIIIVSLLLLAVIVVVKSISLREQKAELKVQAAEISAQIEEAQDEHKKLEEKEEYMKTKKYVEEVARNQLGLVYPDEIVIRPKE; encoded by the coding sequence ATGGGTAGAACAAATACCAGAAGAAAACAATCAAAGATATGTACAGCGATCATTATTGTTTCGCTTTTGCTGTTAGCAGTGATCGTGGTAGTAAAATCTATCTCACTTCGTGAACAGAAAGCAGAATTAAAGGTTCAGGCAGCAGAGATCTCAGCACAGATTGAAGAAGCACAAGATGAACATAAGAAGCTGGAAGAAAAAGAAGAATATATGAAGACGAAAAAGTACGTTGAGGAAGTAGCCAGAAATCAGCTCGGTCTGGTATATCCTGACGAAATAGTGATTCGTCCGAAGGAATAA
- a CDS encoding spore cortex biosynthesis protein YabQ, protein MTEMLEQQSTAFAVCVLFGVGIGFIIGLFNAFKKVINIKDAWVGFIDLLFWLVLCAAVIWTTFTYNSGVIRLYIFLGFFSGIGLYFSTINWAVSRLLNYILCELKKGLRKVIFRAKMLVDIICSRR, encoded by the coding sequence ATGACAGAGATGTTGGAGCAGCAGTCAACAGCCTTTGCAGTATGCGTATTATTCGGGGTCGGGATAGGATTTATCATAGGCTTGTTTAATGCTTTTAAAAAAGTGATAAATATAAAAGACGCTTGGGTTGGCTTTATAGATCTCCTTTTTTGGCTGGTATTATGTGCGGCAGTGATTTGGACGACATTTACCTATAACAGCGGCGTGATACGTTTGTATATTTTTTTAGGATTTTTTTCTGGAATCGGGCTGTATTTTTCTACTATAAATTGGGCTGTTTCCAGACTCTTGAACTATATATTGTGTGAGTTGAAAAAGGGGTTGAGAAAAGTGATTTTTCGGGCAAAAATGCTTGTTGACATAATTTGTTCGAGAAGGTAA
- a CDS encoding ferritin-like domain-containing protein has translation MVLKEKEKQAIKDLQTLEQACIDKYGKYAAQAKDPVLQELFTTLKRNEQKHYDSLEQVLTGTVPSCNCNDSDGRDYDPKATYSQLGQSQDKKDDAFLATDCITSEKLASSEYNSDVFIFGDSAIRKLLADIQIEEQNHAEMLFKYKTANGMA, from the coding sequence ATGGTTTTAAAAGAGAAAGAAAAACAGGCTATCAAGGATCTTCAGACACTGGAACAGGCCTGCATTGACAAATACGGCAAATATGCAGCCCAGGCAAAGGATCCTGTGTTACAGGAATTATTTACCACGCTGAAAAGGAATGAACAGAAGCACTACGACAGTCTGGAGCAGGTTCTGACCGGAACCGTGCCAAGCTGCAACTGCAATGACAGTGATGGCAGAGACTACGACCCAAAAGCTACCTACAGCCAGCTCGGACAGTCTCAGGACAAGAAGGACGATGCCTTTCTTGCAACGGACTGTATCACCAGTGAAAAGCTCGCATCCTCTGAATATAACAGTGATGTATTCATCTTTGGCGACAGTGCAATCCGCAAGCTTCTTGCCGACATCCAGATTGAAGAACAGAATCATGCCGAGATGCTCTTCAAATACAAAACAGCAAACGGGATGGCATAA
- a CDS encoding glycosyltransferase, giving the protein MIKVSVIVPVYNGEKYLEQCLDSICNQTLQEIEIICVDDGSTDSSWDILNRYKDQDDRIQLYRQQNLYAGVARNTGKSHATGEYLVFWDCDDFFESDALEKMYGKAKAVDADVCVCGGNQFLESKQKLYPWPPYLSVKNIPETDTFNRFTNPDYYLNFTNAAAWNKIFKRSYIEQLKLDFQPVRNGNDVYFTVNAIGLADRITVLDEKLVNYRVNQASGLVCSISKSPLSPIQAWMDIAENLEKYDGFGERSFANKAIGSMIYMLQNFQKWDAFRQAVEALKEYGLEKMHIQIQEDGYYYSVWNGECVRHLYQDTPEEFAVFFAYSVYVQKSEAYAEKRGMSQDLSLQKKAYKDLTKQNRANEKKIARDESKITRLEEKRDVLKEKNADLKRQLTEQKKKNEALGKKLRTVEQENQKIRASWSFRIGKVLVWLPGKIKRLFRKQ; this is encoded by the coding sequence ATGATAAAGGTATCAGTAATCGTACCGGTATATAATGGAGAAAAATATCTGGAACAATGTCTGGACAGTATTTGCAATCAGACATTGCAGGAGATTGAGATCATATGTGTGGATGATGGTTCAACCGATTCATCCTGGGATATTTTAAATCGATACAAAGATCAGGATGATCGTATTCAGTTGTACAGGCAGCAGAATCTGTATGCAGGTGTTGCCAGAAACACAGGAAAATCACATGCAACAGGTGAATATCTGGTATTCTGGGATTGCGATGATTTCTTTGAATCGGATGCATTGGAAAAAATGTATGGTAAAGCAAAGGCTGTAGATGCAGATGTTTGTGTATGTGGTGGAAATCAATTTCTGGAGTCAAAACAGAAATTATATCCATGGCCGCCGTATCTCTCGGTCAAAAATATACCGGAGACAGATACATTTAATCGTTTTACAAATCCGGATTATTATTTGAATTTTACGAACGCAGCAGCCTGGAATAAGATATTCAAACGGTCTTATATTGAACAGCTAAAACTGGATTTCCAACCGGTTCGTAATGGTAATGATGTATATTTCACAGTAAATGCGATTGGACTTGCGGATCGAATCACTGTATTGGATGAAAAACTGGTTAATTACAGAGTAAATCAGGCGAGTGGACTTGTTTGTTCTATTTCTAAATCACCTCTGTCGCCGATTCAGGCATGGATGGATATTGCTGAGAATCTGGAAAAATACGATGGGTTTGGAGAACGTAGTTTTGCCAACAAAGCAATTGGAAGTATGATCTATATGCTCCAGAATTTTCAGAAATGGGATGCTTTCAGACAGGCAGTTGAGGCTTTAAAGGAATATGGGCTTGAAAAAATGCATATTCAGATACAGGAAGATGGTTACTATTATAGTGTATGGAATGGAGAATGTGTCAGACATCTGTATCAGGATACACCGGAAGAATTTGCCGTTTTTTTTGCATATTCCGTATATGTTCAAAAATCGGAAGCGTATGCTGAGAAACGTGGAATGAGTCAGGATCTGTCATTGCAGAAGAAAGCATATAAAGATCTGACGAAACAAAACCGCGCAAATGAAAAGAAAATCGCACGAGATGAGAGCAAGATTACAAGACTTGAAGAAAAAAGAGATGTATTAAAAGAAAAAAATGCTGATCTTAAACGTCAGCTTACAGAACAAAAGAAAAAGAATGAGGCTCTTGGGAAGAAGCTGAGGACTGTTGAACAGGAGAATCAGAAGATAAGAGCATCCTGGTCTTTCCGGATCGGAAAAGTCCTTGTGTGGCTGCCCGGTAAGATCAAGCGGTTATTTCGAAAGCAATAA
- a CDS encoding YabP/YqfC family sporulation protein, with protein MEKTQNTTSGHKLIMDARKEARITGVEKVISFEPDLVFLITEAGKMKITGKDMHMTNLDIEKGLLDLTGKVDCICYMTDKENGTFSIKRLFK; from the coding sequence ATGGAGAAAACGCAGAATACTACGAGCGGGCATAAGCTTATTATGGATGCAAGAAAGGAGGCCAGAATAACCGGAGTGGAGAAGGTCATCTCATTTGAGCCGGATCTGGTATTCCTGATCACTGAAGCAGGCAAGATGAAAATAACCGGAAAAGATATGCATATGACGAATCTGGATATTGAGAAGGGGCTGCTTGATCTGACAGGTAAGGTTGACTGTATCTGTTATATGACGGATAAAGAGAACGGAACATTTTCAATTAAGAGGCTGTTCAAATAA
- a CDS encoding response regulator: MKRTVLVIDDDKVILDMIQGVLADKFDVSAVNDGQKAFRVLERVRPDIILLDLKMPGMDGYDVISRLKVNQEYKNIPVIFLTAVTDEYSETKCFEAGAEDYICKPFTANALTARIERVLNIQDCVLS; the protein is encoded by the coding sequence GTGAAAAGGACAGTTTTGGTTATAGATGATGACAAGGTGATATTGGATATGATACAGGGTGTTCTTGCAGACAAATTTGATGTGTCTGCGGTAAATGATGGACAAAAGGCATTCCGCGTACTGGAGCGTGTACGTCCGGATATTATTCTTCTGGATCTGAAGATGCCCGGAATGGATGGGTATGATGTGATATCCAGACTGAAGGTAAATCAGGAGTATAAGAATATTCCGGTAATCTTTCTGACTGCGGTAACAGATGAATATTCCGAAACGAAATGTTTTGAAGCCGGTGCAGAAGATTATATCTGTAAACCATTTACAGCGAATGCGCTCACAGCTCGTATAGAGCGCGTATTAAATATACAGGATTGTGTACTTTCATAA
- the spoVT gene encoding stage V sporulation protein T produces MRPTGIVRRIDDLGRIVVPKEIRRVLRIREGDPLEIFTGKDGEVIIKKYSPLGELGTFAQQYVDSISQILGCPVCVADRDQIIAVAGMPKKDLVGKAIHKDLEEVINDRENIIARHGDTRYVNITSDDTAYAGQVIQTIICEGDAIGAVIVLSKDDKMRFGETEQKTAIIAANFLGKQMEN; encoded by the coding sequence ATGAGACCCACTGGAATTGTCAGACGTATCGACGATCTTGGCCGGATCGTTGTTCCAAAAGAGATCCGCCGCGTGCTCCGTATCCGGGAAGGCGACCCACTCGAAATCTTTACCGGAAAAGACGGCGAAGTTATCATAAAAAAATATTCCCCGCTTGGAGAGCTCGGAACCTTTGCTCAACAGTATGTGGATTCCATCTCACAGATCCTTGGTTGTCCGGTCTGTGTCGCCGATCGTGATCAGATCATTGCTGTCGCCGGAATGCCCAAGAAAGATCTGGTAGGCAAAGCAATCCACAAAGATCTGGAGGAAGTCATTAACGATCGAGAAAATATTATTGCCCGACATGGTGATACACGATATGTCAATATCACTTCAGATGATACTGCATATGCAGGTCAGGTAATTCAGACAATCATTTGTGAGGGCGACGCGATCGGTGCAGTCATTGTGTTGAGTAAGGATGACAAAATGCGTTTCGGTGAAACAGAACAAAAAACCGCGATCATTGCTGCTAATTTTCTCGGAAAACAGATGGAGAACTAA
- a CDS encoding RNA-binding S4 domain-containing protein has protein sequence MRLDKYLKVSRLIKRRTIANEACDAGRVMINDKVAKASTDVKVGDVIEIGFGNKTVKVEVTMIADSTKKEDAKEMFRYL, from the coding sequence ATGAGATTAGACAAATATTTAAAGGTTTCAAGACTGATCAAAAGAAGAACCATCGCAAATGAAGCCTGCGATGCCGGACGTGTTATGATAAACGATAAAGTCGCCAAAGCATCCACCGATGTAAAAGTTGGCGACGTTATCGAGATTGGATTCGGCAACAAGACCGTCAAGGTTGAAGTGACAATGATCGCCGACTCCACCAAAAAAGAAGACGCCAAAGAAATGTTCCGGTATTTGTAA